The DNA region ttggaCATCGATACGGCTGCTTTAATTTGGCCACAGGTTGATCTATGTTTCATATTCACCGTTATCGTGTTATAAAGTGTGTCTCATACGATTTTGCCTGTAATACTTTTCGCAGGGGTCTCGATCATCAACAATATGGAGACGTCGCATCTAtcatgaaaaggaaagaagaaagtaTTATGGAAGAAGGAAGCTAGGTATGCAAGAGCTGATGGATATAGTGGCTGAAATAAGGTCCAGAAGTGTGAATGCGGGCATCATTATGATCGAGGGTGAATTAGCGCGTGAATTAGCGGCTTGATCTCTCTACTCTAGAAGATCTGCCTCGCAGAGGCATTAGTTCTCCATGATCCTATAGGTGCAGGCCTGCGGTGGAGAAATTTGACCCCAAGAGTTACTTATAGTGTTCCAGGTAATTCTACGTTCTGAGTTATAAAACTTTGAACCGCAAATCATAGATTTGAATAGATGTGATCAAGTGCGTTGCTTATTTCCATATTGCACTGCATGAAGTATGTGTCGCTAAGAGAATTGTGCAGGTTTTGATGTCCATTTTTACACCTCGACCTTAACAGAAAGGGAGCTCATGTCCGTCCAACATTACCAGGTAAAGCACGGCGATAAGTCGAAATCCACTCGGTAAATACAGACACGGGAAATAGCAGACAATGAGGAGGTCTGAAAGAGGCCAACAATAACGGGccctgttaattgatttccgacacgagaattaatttttcgataaggaaaataccctgactgaattttgaacggtatgttacgccataGAATACTTCGTATTTTCAAGGTTGAAATCAATTCATTTTCTGGAACATTAAACAAAGGAAAGCTTGTAAGATTATGAATAATCATTCATTTTGTGCTTGCGGGAGAAATGAAAATAGAGCGCGCTGACCGTTTCCGAATAGACAGATCTTTTAAAGGAGTGGCAGCAACTTCCCTCCCATCGGCGGAATTAAATGCGGCTTTCGGATTCGCTTGAGGTACTAGCTTTAGTGGCTTTTTTCCAAACCCATTGAAGTTTGCCGACTCGTTGGAAAGGCAAGAATTTTTACGAGATTTCCGGTGGTCATTTGATCGGCGACTTGGAAAATCGCCATGAAACGTAATGTTGTGTTCTACGACTCCATTCGCGGGACAAAGTGGGTGACCGGAGCAGGGATGGTAAAAGCATTTTGTCTGCTCGggaaaccaatcaaaacacagGATTCCTTTCATTTGACCTGCCCGTGGAGCCGgctaaaaaaagagaaatattgtATACATTAGGATGCAGAAAAAGTTGTTGCCATTAGATATCTAAACAAATGGCAAAGCATCATTGAGTCTAAAGAGTGATATCAAACACGGTAACATATTAGTATGTAACAAAAAGTGCTTGAGCTCTAACTAACAGTGAAGAAATGTTGGGGGTTTCTTAAATCGGTGCTCGCAGCAACACTATAGTAATACAGTTGAGCCCACTAATTCGAACACGGTTAACAAGATTCCCCCGCTATCTCAAATAAGATCAGATTTCCTCAGGGTTTACCTCATTTTTCCAGTCATTTGTTATCAGCTAACTCGAACTCGGTTTAGTCGGACTTCCCATGGATAACTCGCAAAAATGGCCTTGTTACAGCAAAGTAAGCGGTGAGACAATAAGCgatgcactgtgaaagtaaggtaagattctttattgagaattttaatgtatttttacttccgaagaaaaaaatataaatattaatcgtaaatattcctatacaaaCTCCTATATTTttgccatgactcttatttcgcaagatgatcatctcacagctggagccTGGGCTGCCTTTGCTAGAGCAAACTAAATGTACCgaaattacttttgtttgtgTGAGAATGGTAAAAACATTATTCCCCATTAAtcattaaaaatacaaatattcaaTACAACGCGGGAAACTGGAATCCCCTTCAACTCGAACCATCTTCCGTTTCTCTTGGGTGTTCAAATTAGCGGGCTGCCACTGTATTCTTTTCCGCACTACAGATATGTGAATGGATACTAAATCTTATAATGATCTAATTTATTTCCCAGGTTGCAGCTTTGAACGATGCTTTCTCTTACGTTTTTGCTATTGCTTGTGGTCGAGTTGGGATGGAACTGAAACTTTTGAATGCATTCAATTAAGGTCGTACAATAACGAATACCAGTGGGGGACATGTGTGACGGATGCTTACATGAAGCAAAAGAGCAACCAAAAACACCATTGTATAGACCAAACTACAACTTACTGCTGGTATCAGTGTATGCATGAAGTGCATAACAAGGAATATGGATCAGTGACGAGTGCGAGTTGTTCCTGTACTCCCAGCAATCCAACCTCATATCCAAACACTCTCACACCTACCACATTACTGCCTCCAGAGTGCTATAGTCCACCAGGGGATTCATGTGATTGGTATCGCAACTGCCTGGAGAGGAGGTATCCCTGTGAAGCTACAAGTAATCAATATGCAATCAAATACGCTGAACATTTTTGCAAGTTGTATGACGAAAACTTTGCAAAGTTCAGTCTAAGCGGGCGAAACTGGGTTAACGGAGTTCGTAAATGCCTCCAAGTCTCACTGGTGCCACTATTGCGGCCATGGGTCGACGATCCATCCTGTAAGGAGATACGAGAAAAAGCGTTTGCCTCTCATACAACGTGTTACTTGGAGCCAGGAGATAGTGTGCCATCCGTCTGTGATCTCGACTGTTCCGATTACAACAGGATTTTTTGGACCATCAAGGGTTCCTTCGTCAAAGTCGGTACACTCTGGGAATCTCTCAAGGGAATGTGGAAAATAAGTGCGAAATGTGAACGGTTTGCCTCCATCAAGAAATGCTTCAGAAAGCCGAAAGATAGCCCAGTGAGAGTGACCAAGCTGGAGATTAAAAAGTTTATTCCGCGATCAAGGCGCT from Pocillopora verrucosa isolate sample1 chromosome 1, ASM3666991v2, whole genome shotgun sequence includes:
- the LOC131794101 gene encoding uncharacterized protein produces the protein MALLQQSCSFERCFLLRFCYCLWSSWDGTETFECIQLRSYNNEYQWGTCVTDAYMKQKSNQKHHCIDQTTTYCWYQCMHEVHNKEYGSVTSASCSCTPSNPTSYPNTLTPTTLLPPECYSPPGDSCDWYRNCLERRYPCEATSNQYAIKYAEHFCKLYDENFAKFSLSGRNWVNGVRKCLQVSLVPLLRPWVDDPSCKEIREKAFASHTTCYLEPGDSVPSVCDLDCSDYNRIFWTIKGSFVKVGTLWESLKGMWKISAKCERFASIKKCFRKPKDSPVRVTKLEIKKFIPRSRRSTYNLPESDAQSRFADGVASAIASALKWNSDVMDWLAYVERVEAPDNMEIVVLLVHKKTLGIAITSTPSFNLNETIQEFASAVQKGALTLKVDGNNIWVKSLASCSDKACTSTQTLAMSDKPPNWNGAVRISGGKIVFYGTIAVLITMMDKLLY